One Rhizobium bangladeshense DNA window includes the following coding sequences:
- a CDS encoding chemotaxis protein CheB, protein MTSSATKDIIAIGGSAGSGAVLKTLVADLPANLPASIFVTTHVPANYSGYLPEILAARSKLPVTQAVDGQPIERSHIYVAAPDRHLLLAGETIKLGGGPKENMVRPSIDPMFRSAALSFGPRAVGLILTGMLNDGAAGLQAIKSHGGTAIVQHPLDAEADQMPLAALEAVEVDHVASAAELGGLLASIAGSEAGPTVAPPSDDLRLEVGIAAGARLGSAELRKIGSPTALTCPDCHGVLSEVRGSRPLRFRCQIGHAFTADVLASHIDELDEAIRVAMRIMEERLTLVERMARDARDTGRTAVAELYEARASEYRRYSETLRDAALTSLRLGRALRFQDL, encoded by the coding sequence ATGACTTCCAGCGCCACCAAGGATATCATCGCTATCGGCGGTTCGGCGGGAAGCGGTGCGGTTCTCAAGACCCTTGTTGCCGACCTACCTGCCAACCTGCCGGCAAGCATATTTGTCACGACTCATGTTCCGGCGAACTATTCGGGCTACCTGCCTGAGATCCTGGCGGCACGCTCGAAGCTTCCAGTGACGCAGGCGGTTGACGGCCAGCCGATCGAGCGAAGTCACATTTACGTTGCCGCGCCCGATCGTCACCTTCTCCTCGCCGGTGAAACGATCAAGTTGGGCGGGGGCCCCAAGGAAAACATGGTGCGACCGTCGATTGATCCGATGTTTCGCTCTGCGGCCCTGTCGTTCGGCCCACGAGCTGTGGGGCTGATCCTGACCGGGATGCTCAATGACGGAGCCGCGGGACTGCAAGCGATCAAATCCCATGGCGGGACCGCGATCGTGCAGCATCCGCTCGATGCCGAGGCGGATCAGATGCCGCTCGCGGCGCTTGAGGCGGTGGAGGTCGATCATGTTGCCTCGGCAGCTGAGCTCGGCGGGCTGCTTGCCAGCATCGCCGGAAGCGAGGCAGGGCCGACAGTCGCTCCGCCGTCAGACGATCTGCGGCTGGAGGTCGGGATCGCCGCCGGCGCCCGGCTTGGCAGCGCGGAACTTCGGAAGATCGGATCTCCAACAGCCCTGACCTGTCCGGATTGCCACGGGGTGCTTTCCGAGGTTCGCGGTTCGCGGCCGCTGCGATTTCGGTGTCAGATCGGACACGCCTTTACCGCCGACGTCCTCGCTTCGCATATTGATGAGCTTGACGAGGCGATCAGGGTCGCCATGCGGATCATGGAAGAGCGTCTGACGCTCGTGGAACGGATGGCGCGGGACGCCCGCGACACCGGCCGCACTGCCGTCGCCGAGCTTTATGAAGCGAGGGCGTCCGAATATCGGCGGTATTCCGAGACCCTTCGGGACGCCGCTCTCACCTCCCTGCGCCTCGGCCGCGCGTTACGTTTCCAGGACCTGTGA